The proteins below come from a single Leptospiraceae bacterium genomic window:
- the sufC gene encoding Fe-S cluster assembly ATPase SufC, translated as MSELIKIVDLHATIQGKEILKGVNLTINTGEIHAIMGKNGSGKSTLSNIIMGHPNYEITQGDILFKGKSILNLKTDERAKQGIFLCFQYPTGIPGVTVANFLRTVLKSITGKEVSIKDFRKDLKEAMKLLQMDDSFVSRYVNDGFSGGEKKRNEILQMSLFKPLLSILDETDSGLDIDALKIVCDGINRYKSEHNAILLITHYQRMLNYITPDFVHVFIDGNIALTGGKELALKLEDNGYDWVTSGAEKI; from the coding sequence TTGTCTGAACTTATAAAAATAGTAGATTTACACGCAACCATCCAAGGCAAAGAAATTTTAAAAGGTGTTAACCTTACCATCAATACTGGGGAAATTCATGCTATCATGGGAAAAAATGGATCTGGAAAAAGTACTCTTTCAAATATTATTATGGGTCACCCCAATTATGAAATAACACAGGGTGATATTTTATTTAAAGGGAAATCAATTCTAAATCTAAAGACAGACGAAAGAGCCAAACAAGGAATTTTTCTATGTTTTCAATACCCAACCGGCATACCGGGAGTAACCGTAGCTAATTTTCTTAGAACCGTTTTAAAAAGTATTACCGGCAAAGAAGTTTCCATCAAAGATTTTCGAAAAGATTTAAAAGAAGCCATGAAATTATTGCAAATGGATGACTCCTTTGTAAGTCGTTATGTAAACGACGGATTTTCTGGTGGCGAAAAAAAACGGAACGAAATTTTGCAAATGTCATTATTCAAACCACTTCTATCTATATTAGATGAAACAGATTCCGGTTTAGATATTGATGCTCTAAAAATTGTTTGTGACGGGATTAATCGTTATAAGTCGGAACACAATGCAATCTTACTAATTACCCATTACCAACGAATGTTAAATTATATCACTCCCGATTTCGTGCATGTATTTATCGATGGAAATATAGCACTCACCGGCGGAAAAGAATTAGCATTAAAATTAGAAGATAACGGATACGACTGGGTAACCTCAGGAGCTGAAAAAATCTAA
- a CDS encoding EAL domain-containing protein produces MIKILPEISDEFLSDDNFVPHFQPIINTITRDILGYEVLGRIYSTNRKDYLSLGAFFHGKTTNISEKVQVDRLIREKAIRYLKSTGSNTKLFFNMMPNMLSNVHQEELLDPTRFHMIQLVEKYGIKKENIIIEITEDEFQGKIERLLKMVEIFRNYGFKIAIDDVGVGFSNLERIGYIHPDIIKVDIKIMRESLGSNSFMQVLTALSEMSVKLGSELLFEGIETEQELTLAFKMGASLLQGFYFSKATETFQSKQSYSNELKDSLEKFSGIRFMEIVEDFQRLQDIIDSLSLIFEALEEKVSSDSSLRPQDILAHRLNDFPDHIIHVFLTDMNGYQISSSYARTANNEWLVSDPAGENNYAWKPYFIKHKSETFFFKKKWGVTKPLYDIQTQSQYVIFTFTISTDTILMARVNWNY; encoded by the coding sequence ATGATAAAAATATTACCCGAAATTAGTGATGAGTTTTTGAGTGATGACAATTTTGTACCACATTTTCAGCCCATAATTAATACAATTACTCGAGACATTTTGGGTTACGAAGTTTTAGGAAGAATTTATTCAACAAATCGTAAAGATTATTTATCCCTCGGAGCTTTTTTTCATGGAAAAACGACAAATATTTCTGAAAAAGTGCAAGTCGATAGGTTGATTCGAGAAAAAGCTATTCGTTACCTAAAGTCAACTGGTTCAAACACGAAACTTTTTTTCAATATGATGCCCAACATGCTTTCAAATGTTCATCAAGAAGAATTACTAGACCCAACTCGATTTCATATGATTCAACTCGTAGAAAAATACGGAATTAAAAAAGAAAATATTATTATAGAAATTACAGAAGATGAATTCCAAGGAAAAATAGAACGCCTTCTGAAGATGGTAGAAATCTTTAGAAATTACGGATTCAAAATCGCAATTGACGATGTAGGTGTTGGATTCTCAAACCTCGAACGAATTGGCTACATCCATCCCGATATTATCAAAGTTGATATTAAAATTATGCGTGAATCGCTAGGTAGTAATTCATTCATGCAAGTACTCACCGCACTTTCAGAAATGTCCGTAAAACTTGGATCCGAGCTTTTATTTGAAGGAATAGAAACAGAACAAGAACTCACACTTGCATTTAAAATGGGGGCAAGCCTACTCCAAGGGTTTTATTTTTCTAAAGCAACCGAAACATTTCAATCCAAACAATCCTATTCGAATGAACTAAAAGATAGCCTCGAAAAATTCAGTGGAATTCGTTTTATGGAAATTGTCGAAGACTTCCAAAGACTTCAAGACATAATTGATTCCCTATCTTTAATCTTTGAAGCACTCGAAGAAAAAGTTTCTTCCGATTCAAGTCTGCGACCACAAGATATACTAGCACATAGACTCAATGATTTCCCTGACCACATCATTCATGTATTCTTAACAGACATGAACGGATACCAAATTTCCTCGTCTTATGCAAGAACCGCAAACAATGAATGGTTAGTTTCCGATCCTGCTGGCGAAAATAACTATGCATGGAAACCTTATTTCATTAAACACAAATCCGAAACTTTTTTCTTCAAAAAAAAATGGGGTGTAACAAAGCCGCTCTATGATATTCAAACGCAATCTCAGTATGTAATTTTTACTTTTACGATTTCAACTGACACAATTTTAATGGCTAGAGTAAACTGGAACTATTGA
- a CDS encoding HDOD domain-containing protein: protein MEDFEELKHKSLELGEVEISFRYVTDEDLQQIYSLLQQILQKIGKVYLCEYIFMMLKEVLVNSIRASAKREFFAKNSLNPDVDSEYQYGIVRFKNEIILNWSEHKDYLKNSKYFIVLKFNFKNDFIIEVINNSPLVEHERSRIYARLTAADKYRNILEAYTDHSDSQESAGLGIVMTVLLLKSIGLNKSHFSIESVDGNTISKIVIPEQIIPIEIVSEIRNKILQEVDMLPSLPESLKKIMEMCNSQNLEFQKLAIEIEKNPALSADLLKLSNSSSFVTRTSVNSILQAIKIVGSNNVLNMLYAVSSYKVIKEKFPRMEKQWEHANKTSVFATKIAEDFGITESIEAINVGALLHDIGKILLLAVEGKLFTAIQELTKNLQMENTKALEEASIGISHSALGTLLANKWNYPRELSVIIEFHQDPFFAPEKYRKSVEIVYLANILANKTESDVNFYSYDSSVLHNFNIYSLEDFNSFHYKLESHYKSYNKNPYFG, encoded by the coding sequence ATGGAAGATTTTGAAGAATTAAAACATAAATCTTTGGAACTAGGCGAGGTAGAGATATCCTTTCGTTATGTTACCGACGAAGACTTACAACAGATTTATAGTTTATTACAACAGATTTTGCAGAAAATCGGAAAGGTATATTTATGTGAATATATTTTTATGATGTTAAAAGAAGTTTTGGTCAACTCCATTCGTGCTTCCGCGAAGAGAGAGTTTTTTGCAAAAAATTCTCTCAATCCTGACGTTGATTCAGAATACCAATATGGAATTGTACGATTTAAAAATGAAATCATTTTAAATTGGTCAGAACACAAAGATTATTTAAAAAATTCTAAATATTTCATCGTTTTAAAATTCAATTTCAAAAACGATTTTATAATAGAGGTAATTAATAATTCTCCGCTTGTAGAACATGAACGAAGTAGAATTTATGCAAGGTTAACTGCCGCAGATAAATACAGAAATATTCTAGAGGCATATACAGATCATTCCGATTCACAAGAAAGTGCAGGTTTAGGTATTGTAATGACCGTACTTCTACTAAAAAGTATTGGTCTAAATAAATCTCATTTTTCAATTGAGTCAGTAGATGGAAATACGATTTCAAAAATTGTAATTCCAGAACAAATAATTCCAATAGAAATTGTCAGTGAAATTAGAAATAAAATTTTACAAGAAGTAGATATGTTACCATCTTTGCCAGAGTCATTGAAAAAAATAATGGAAATGTGTAACTCACAAAATTTAGAATTTCAAAAACTAGCAATCGAAATCGAAAAAAATCCAGCGTTAAGCGCCGACCTATTAAAACTTTCAAACTCTTCTAGTTTCGTAACAAGAACAAGTGTAAATAGTATTTTACAGGCAATTAAAATTGTCGGTTCAAATAATGTTCTAAATATGTTGTATGCTGTTAGTTCTTATAAAGTTATCAAAGAAAAATTTCCTCGTATGGAAAAACAATGGGAACATGCAAATAAAACAAGCGTATTTGCTACTAAAATTGCAGAAGATTTTGGAATAACAGAATCGATTGAAGCAATTAACGTTGGGGCACTTTTGCATGATATTGGAAAAATTCTTTTGCTTGCAGTCGAAGGGAAATTATTTACAGCCATTCAAGAGTTAACTAAAAATTTACAAATGGAAAATACGAAAGCTCTTGAAGAGGCTTCGATTGGCATAAGTCACTCTGCTCTCGGAACGCTTTTAGCGAATAAATGGAATTATCCTCGTGAACTTTCAGTGATCATCGAATTTCACCAAGATCCTTTTTTTGCACCAGAAAAATACCGTAAGTCAGTTGAAATTGTTTATTTAGCAAATATATTAGCTAATAAAACGGAGAGTGATGTAAATTTTTATTCTTACGATTCTTCTGTTTTACATAATTTTAATATTTATAGTTTAGAAGATTTTAACTCTTTTCATTACAAATTAGAATCTCATTACAAATCCTATAATAAAAATCCATATTTTGGTTAG
- a CDS encoding V-type H(+)-translocating pyrophosphatase: protein MEVSVIIIIAMSILSLVTAAVFTSKVVTIKVGGVDGKDTPQDEKLKTISAAIAEGAMAFLMREYKVISIFIAVMTVVIFFLLDNPKTPDFNEGLFTAIAFISGAIISCFSGFIGMRIATMGNVRTAQAAKESISKAFRVAFDSGAVMGFGLIGMAVLGLIALFLIFTGSYPGVEKHVLMEALAGFGLGGSSVALFARVGGGIYTKAADVGADLVGKVEKGIPEDDPRNPATIADNVGDNVGDIAGMGADLFGSAAEATCAALVIGATATALSGNTDALLYPVLISAFGIPACLLTTFFARVKEGGSVEGTLKGQLWISTFIVAAVMYFVTDRFMVESFEIAGQTITKMKVYYSLILGLFSGMFIGVITEYFTSHSYKPVREVADACNTGAATNIIYGLALGYKSSVVPVVLLVITIVGSSMLAGMYGIAIAALGMISTIAIGLTIDAYGPVSDNAGGIAEMADLGKEIRNRTDTLDAAGNTTAAVGKGFAIGSAALTSLALFAAFITRSRLQDSSIGTIELLDPLVFGGLLFGAMLPFIFSAFTMKSVGDAAKDMVEEVRRQFRDIPGLMEGTGKPDYKKCVDISTTAALREMIAPGLLVILSPLVVGYLFGIKCLAGMLAGALVSGVVLAISSANSGGAWDNAKKYIEAAGKKGTDLHKAAVVGDTVGDPFKDTSGPAINILIKLMAIISLVFVEFFVTHGGLLTK from the coding sequence ATGGAAGTATCGGTAATAATCATCATAGCCATGTCCATACTCTCGCTCGTTACTGCGGCAGTTTTCACTAGCAAAGTTGTCACAATCAAAGTAGGCGGAGTAGACGGAAAGGACACCCCACAAGATGAGAAGTTAAAGACCATCTCGGCGGCAATCGCTGAAGGGGCAATGGCATTTTTAATGAGAGAATACAAAGTAATTAGTATTTTCATCGCTGTCATGACAGTCGTTATATTTTTTCTCTTGGACAATCCAAAGACTCCTGACTTTAACGAGGGTCTTTTTACTGCGATAGCTTTTATTTCGGGAGCTATCATTTCTTGTTTTTCTGGATTCATCGGAATGAGAATCGCAACGATGGGAAACGTTCGTACTGCACAAGCTGCAAAAGAATCCATCTCCAAAGCATTTAGAGTTGCATTTGATTCTGGGGCGGTAATGGGATTCGGACTTATTGGGATGGCGGTTCTTGGGCTAATAGCGCTTTTTCTCATCTTCACAGGTTCATACCCTGGAGTAGAAAAACATGTTCTCATGGAAGCACTCGCTGGATTTGGCCTAGGTGGTTCTTCCGTTGCCCTATTCGCTCGTGTGGGTGGTGGTATATACACAAAAGCCGCTGACGTTGGTGCTGACTTAGTTGGTAAAGTAGAAAAAGGAATCCCTGAGGATGATCCTCGTAATCCCGCTACCATTGCGGATAACGTTGGAGACAACGTGGGTGATATCGCAGGTATGGGTGCTGACCTTTTTGGTTCTGCGGCTGAGGCAACTTGTGCGGCTCTAGTAATTGGGGCAACAGCAACTGCTCTTTCTGGAAATACAGATGCTCTACTTTACCCTGTTTTAATTTCTGCTTTTGGAATTCCTGCTTGTTTACTCACAACTTTTTTTGCGCGAGTAAAAGAAGGTGGAAGTGTAGAAGGAACTCTCAAAGGTCAACTTTGGATTTCTACTTTTATCGTAGCGGCAGTTATGTATTTCGTAACCGATCGATTCATGGTTGAATCATTCGAAATCGCTGGTCAAACCATCACCAAAATGAAAGTATATTATTCATTGATTCTTGGACTTTTCTCTGGAATGTTCATCGGTGTGATCACTGAGTATTTTACTTCTCATTCATACAAACCAGTGAGAGAAGTAGCTGACGCTTGTAACACGGGAGCGGCAACTAACATTATCTACGGTTTAGCTCTTGGTTATAAAAGCTCTGTAGTTCCTGTTGTATTACTTGTAATCACAATTGTTGGTTCCAGTATGTTAGCTGGAATGTACGGAATTGCAATTGCTGCTCTTGGAATGATTTCCACTATTGCTATAGGTCTTACCATTGACGCATACGGACCAGTATCCGATAACGCAGGCGGTATTGCAGAAATGGCTGATCTCGGAAAAGAAATCCGAAACAGAACAGATACGTTAGACGCTGCGGGTAACACTACTGCGGCTGTTGGAAAAGGTTTTGCTATCGGATCTGCGGCATTAACTTCTCTCGCACTTTTTGCTGCATTTATCACTCGTTCTCGATTACAAGATTCTAGCATTGGAACGATTGAACTTTTAGATCCTCTCGTATTCGGTGGACTTTTATTTGGAGCGATGCTTCCGTTTATTTTCTCTGCGTTCACAATGAAATCCGTTGGTGATGCAGCGAAGGACATGGTAGAAGAAGTTCGTCGTCAGTTTAGAGATATTCCTGGCCTTATGGAAGGAACTGGTAAACCTGATTACAAAAAATGCGTAGATATTTCTACTACCGCTGCTTTACGTGAAATGATTGCTCCGGGGTTACTCGTGATTTTATCCCCACTTGTAGTGGGATACCTTTTTGGAATCAAATGTTTGGCTGGAATGTTAGCTGGTGCGTTAGTTTCCGGTGTGGTTCTTGCGATTTCTAGCGCAAACTCGGGTGGCGCTTGGGACAATGCAAAGAAATACATCGAAGCTGCCGGAAAAAAAGGAACTGACTTACACAAAGCTGCTGTAGTAGGGGATACTGTTGGTGATCCGTTCAAAGACACATCGGGTCCTGCTATTAACATTCTAATCAAACTCATGGCTATTATAAGTCTAGTGTTTGTTGAATTTTTTGTAACACATGGTGGACTTTTGACTAAGTAA
- a CDS encoding HigA family addiction module antidote protein: MKKKTIKNPHPGDVLKYDYLDELNISAYRLSKEIGVSESLISQIISKKKSITPDTALRLSKYFDTTPDFWLNYQRAFDLEELERENQKEYKKIKPLSLQHA; the protein is encoded by the coding sequence ATGAAAAAGAAAACTATAAAAAATCCTCATCCGGGAGATGTTTTAAAATACGATTATTTGGATGAATTAAATATTTCTGCGTATAGATTATCTAAAGAAATAGGCGTATCAGAAAGTTTAATTTCTCAAATTATAAGCAAAAAAAAATCCATCACTCCAGATACTGCGTTAAGGCTTTCGAAATATTTTGATACAACCCCTGATTTTTGGCTCAATTATCAAAGAGCATTTGACCTTGAAGAACTGGAAAGGGAAAATCAAAAAGAGTATAAAAAAATTAAACCTCTAAGCCTTCAACATGCGTAG
- a CDS encoding type II toxin-antitoxin system RelE/ParE family toxin, with protein MIKSFNDIETEEIFNGYSVKKFKAIEDIIRRKLRAIDSASQLKDLKSPPGNKLEALKNKGKSKNRDGQWSIRVNDKWRICFIWTDDGVYEVEIVDYH; from the coding sequence ATGATAAAGTCTTTTAATGATATTGAAACAGAGGAAATATTTAATGGATACTCTGTTAAAAAATTCAAGGCTATTGAAGATATTATTAGAAGAAAACTAAGAGCGATCGACTCAGCTAGTCAACTAAAGGATCTTAAAAGTCCGCCTGGAAATAAGTTAGAAGCCTTAAAAAATAAAGGGAAAAGTAAAAACAGAGATGGTCAGTGGTCTATACGGGTGAATGACAAGTGGAGAATTTGTTTTATCTGGACTGATGATGGTGTTTACGAAGTTGAAATTGTTGATTATCATTGA
- a CDS encoding HigA family addiction module antidote protein, whose protein sequence is MSFGVWYRLTKKLHVSTSTILEILHNKRKVTVDMSLRLAKFFGMSDKFWINLQNDLEIRKQKEKLRDKLESIQTLRKVNYFFIESDLSIF, encoded by the coding sequence ATTTCTTTTGGCGTTTGGTATAGATTAACGAAAAAATTACACGTATCTACCTCAACGATTCTTGAGATTCTTCACAATAAGAGAAAGGTTACTGTCGATATGTCGCTACGTTTGGCGAAATTTTTTGGGATGTCTGATAAATTTTGGATTAATCTGCAAAACGATTTAGAAATTAGAAAACAAAAAGAAAAACTTAGAGATAAACTGGAAAGCATTCAAACCTTACGGAAAGTAAATTATTTTTTTATTGAATCGGATTTATCCATTTTTTAA
- a CDS encoding lysozyme has translation MKFYQYTFFLIFSAIICALLIYFFNSDPKYLDLTQRNSIEIKKEYKIKGIDISHYQGKINWKNIQEQGIRFVYMKATQGINFQDKRFRYNWHETKKNKIPRGAYHFFDLCGKGISQAKNFIRTVPTDNSMLPPVVDLELFKNCINPPERKEFLKELQDFVDKLEIHYQKKPMLYVIWDVYEKYLTGEMKDYPLWISDPWEHTEPALPEKRDWILWQYTYTKRQKKLPTRF, from the coding sequence TTGAAATTCTATCAGTATACATTCTTCCTAATTTTTTCTGCTATAATTTGTGCTCTCTTAATTTATTTTTTCAATTCAGATCCGAAATATTTAGATCTTACTCAAAGGAACAGTATTGAAATTAAAAAGGAATACAAAATTAAAGGAATTGATATATCTCATTATCAAGGTAAAATCAATTGGAAAAATATCCAAGAACAAGGTATACGTTTTGTGTATATGAAAGCAACACAGGGAATCAATTTTCAGGATAAAAGATTTCGCTACAATTGGCACGAAACAAAAAAGAATAAAATTCCAAGAGGAGCTTATCATTTTTTTGATTTATGTGGGAAAGGAATTTCGCAAGCAAAAAACTTCATTCGGACTGTACCTACGGATAATTCAATGTTACCCCCTGTCGTTGATCTAGAGCTTTTTAAGAATTGTATAAATCCGCCTGAGCGGAAAGAATTTTTGAAAGAGTTACAAGATTTTGTAGATAAATTAGAGATTCACTATCAAAAAAAGCCAATGCTCTATGTGATTTGGGATGTATATGAAAAATATCTTACAGGGGAAATGAAAGATTATCCGCTCTGGATAAGTGACCCTTGGGAGCATACAGAGCCTGCACTTCCAGAAAAGCGAGATTGGATTTTGTGGCAATATACTTATACCAAACGCCAAAAGAAATTACCCACTCGTTTTTAA
- a CDS encoding HigA family addiction module antidote protein, whose product MIKNPKPMHPGQVLFEIYMREMGLNQSQFAEKCKCSPRKINEIVNGKRSISPEFALLLEKVIGTTAELWVRMQAEYDLSVARKKAA is encoded by the coding sequence ATGATAAAAAATCCAAAACCAATGCACCCAGGTCAAGTCCTTTTCGAAATTTACATGAGAGAGATGGGTTTGAATCAATCCCAATTTGCAGAGAAATGTAAATGTTCTCCCCGCAAGATAAATGAAATAGTAAATGGGAAGCGATCTATTAGTCCTGAATTTGCATTATTGCTAGAAAAAGTGATTGGTACAACTGCGGAGTTATGGGTAAGAATGCAGGCTGAATACGATCTATCGGTTGCAAGAAAAAAAGCAGCCTAA
- a CDS encoding type II toxin-antitoxin system RelE/ParE family toxin encodes MRNTSTLNDFKIKGQPPNIRLHKLKGNRKLEWSITINLPWCITFQFKEGEFIDVKIENYQLG; translated from the coding sequence ATGCGCAATACTTCCACTCTAAATGATTTTAAAATTAAAGGTCAGCCTCCAAATATCAGGCTTCATAAACTTAAGGGTAATAGGAAATTGGAATGGAGTATAACGATTAATCTCCCTTGGTGTATTACTTTCCAGTTTAAAGAAGGCGAATTTATAGATGTTAAAATTGAGAACTATCAATTAGGCTAA
- a CDS encoding adenylate/guanylate cyclase domain-containing protein, translated as MYFNEESLTLYSLLFINTTIISYFLTLKPKNRGVWLLIFSFSGLETFYFFELLIASLPSLLYWKFLLRQLQLLPVIVSSSFLVSFFYFFPENSPEYKKEKRILFYFLIFINLFAILLSLYVMYFQFDFAEISYCIQLALVSFLVFLLVATIIRRSIHFKRKQENYLYKSIRSFLNPFYLILLAVVVEILFVIGIVPERIEVIANSIGFLGFHFLFALSYINHTKQKTSFMAKIIGITIVTILFMWGNLGHILAPQFKDAFQNEDIIKKNTMLYFSPNQKENYNIDAINFDFDFDLGEEIKFQEKVNITKDLSFSFLFFGKQESFIQIMRSPFVVFGKDSDINFDIGIFKPTIYVTGIIAPILNKNSKVYMNLSTSKLVITWFELKYNEGIIPTSESITVQLTLFKNGDFTMAYKDLPQSQYFPISTWGTSFDFVGITPGNKSSIKEIHFNKDLPFSGEGEEGIGESFYLKAKEYSHNRVLPLIQMMFGIGLFILFVFPFFFSINLINPLKNLVDGIAQMNQGKIAANVEPQFNDEIGFLTQSFNAMVNFVQDSDALKQKFIEDTELLNAAYHKFFPEQFLSFIQKKSILDIKLGDFREMQMSILFSDIRYYTNLSEKMSPEENFKFLNSYLERVGPVIRKHNGFIDKYIGDAIMALFPNKVDDAINCAIEMQRVIENYNEERILWNKAPIIAGIGIHTGDVIIGTIGENQRMEGTVVSDAVNISSRLENLTKFYSSKILISMESLLEIDNQTDFNFRILDKVKVKGKERFTSVVEILDGYEEEKLNNLLKTKIHFEQGLAFYLEKEFAHAIKSFHRVIRLVSDDKASKIYIQRSEFYLKNGVPVDWNGVEVIDHKYSD; from the coding sequence ATGTATTTCAATGAAGAGTCATTAACGCTTTATAGTCTTTTATTTATAAATACAACTATTATTTCTTATTTCCTTACACTGAAACCGAAGAATAGAGGTGTGTGGCTACTGATATTTAGCTTTTCTGGCTTAGAGACTTTTTATTTTTTTGAATTACTTATAGCGAGTTTGCCCAGTCTTCTTTATTGGAAGTTTTTACTCAGGCAATTACAACTTTTACCGGTCATAGTTTCTTCTTCCTTTTTGGTGAGTTTTTTTTATTTCTTTCCTGAAAATTCTCCTGAATACAAAAAAGAAAAAAGAATCCTATTCTATTTTCTTATTTTTATAAATCTCTTTGCGATTTTACTCAGTCTTTATGTGATGTACTTCCAATTTGATTTTGCTGAAATTAGCTATTGCATTCAGCTTGCGCTTGTTTCCTTCCTCGTTTTTCTATTGGTGGCAACTATCATTAGACGCAGTATTCATTTTAAAAGAAAGCAGGAAAACTATTTATATAAAAGTATTCGTTCCTTTCTAAATCCTTTTTATTTAATCCTTCTAGCTGTCGTTGTTGAAATATTATTTGTGATTGGAATTGTTCCAGAACGAATCGAAGTGATTGCTAATTCTATTGGATTCTTAGGCTTTCATTTTCTATTTGCGCTTTCCTATATAAACCACACTAAGCAAAAAACTTCTTTCATGGCAAAAATTATTGGCATTACAATCGTTACAATATTATTCATGTGGGGAAACCTAGGTCATATTCTAGCGCCACAATTTAAAGATGCATTTCAAAATGAAGATATTATTAAAAAAAATACAATGCTTTATTTCTCTCCAAATCAAAAAGAAAATTATAATATCGACGCGATCAATTTTGATTTCGATTTCGATTTAGGCGAAGAAATTAAATTTCAAGAAAAGGTAAATATTACAAAGGATCTTAGTTTTTCGTTTTTATTTTTTGGTAAACAAGAGAGTTTTATTCAGATTATGCGCTCTCCGTTTGTGGTATTCGGCAAAGATTCTGACATTAATTTTGATATAGGAATTTTTAAGCCAACAATTTATGTTACAGGAATCATTGCCCCGATTTTAAATAAAAATAGCAAAGTTTATATGAACTTATCAACAAGCAAATTAGTGATTACCTGGTTTGAATTAAAGTATAACGAGGGAATTATTCCTACTTCAGAAAGTATTACCGTCCAATTAACTCTTTTTAAAAATGGGGATTTCACAATGGCATATAAGGATTTACCGCAAAGTCAGTATTTTCCAATTAGCACCTGGGGAACTTCTTTTGATTTTGTGGGGATTACTCCTGGAAATAAAAGTTCAATAAAAGAAATCCATTTTAATAAAGATTTACCTTTTTCTGGTGAAGGGGAAGAAGGAATAGGTGAAAGTTTCTATTTAAAGGCTAAGGAATATTCGCATAATAGAGTTTTGCCGCTTATACAGATGATGTTTGGGATTGGTTTATTTATTTTATTCGTTTTTCCATTTTTCTTTTCAATTAATTTGATAAACCCACTTAAAAACCTAGTCGACGGCATTGCTCAGATGAATCAGGGAAAAATAGCAGCTAACGTAGAGCCACAATTTAATGATGAAATTGGATTTCTTACTCAGTCTTTTAATGCGATGGTTAACTTTGTGCAAGACTCGGATGCACTCAAACAAAAATTTATAGAAGACACCGAGTTACTCAATGCGGCTTATCATAAGTTTTTTCCCGAACAATTTCTTTCTTTTATACAGAAAAAAAGTATTTTAGATATTAAACTCGGTGATTTCAGGGAGATGCAAATGAGTATTCTATTTTCGGATATTAGATATTATACAAATTTATCCGAAAAAATGAGTCCTGAAGAAAATTTTAAATTTCTAAATTCTTATCTGGAGCGGGTAGGTCCTGTTATTCGCAAACACAATGGATTTATCGATAAATACATTGGGGATGCTATCATGGCACTTTTTCCAAATAAAGTCGATGATGCGATTAATTGTGCAATTGAAATGCAAAGAGTAATAGAAAATTATAACGAGGAGAGGATTCTTTGGAACAAGGCTCCTATTATTGCAGGAATTGGAATTCATACCGGGGATGTTATTATTGGAACAATTGGAGAAAATCAGAGAATGGAAGGAACCGTTGTATCAGATGCGGTGAATATTTCTTCCCGGTTAGAAAATCTTACAAAGTTTTATTCTTCTAAGATTTTAATTTCTATGGAATCCTTATTGGAAATTGATAATCAAACAGATTTTAATTTTAGAATTTTAGATAAAGTAAAAGTAAAAGGTAAAGAGCGATTTACCTCTGTTGTAGAAATTCTAGATGGATACGAGGAAGAAAAATTAAATAATCTTCTCAAAACGAAAATTCATTTTGAACAGGGACTTGCATTTTATTTAGAAAAAGAATTTGCACATGCGATTAAGAGTTTTCATAGAGTAATTCGTTTAGTATCAGATGACAAAGCAAGTAAAATCTATATCCAGAGATCTGAGTTCTATCTAAAGAATGGAGTGCCTGTAGACTGGAATGGAGTAGAAGTAATCGATCACAAATACAGTGATTAG